The genome window GCAACGAGTTGGCCTCTTTTTTCAAGTGGGCAGGAAAGAAAGACCTCGCCACCAATCGCCCTTGGACTTTCCAGAATCCCTTGGAGAACGTTCCAGCGCATTCCAACAAGAGAGTTGCAGAGGAACGACCTGACATCGCCACAACGTCACCAGAGACTCTTAAGGAGCTTTTTACCTACGTGATGAACTACAAGGAAGGCTGCTTGGTGAAGTGGTTTGCTTTGGCTTATTTCGCTGGCATTCGCCCTTCGACTGATCAGGGGGAGCTGGCTAAACTGGCAGAGCGTGAGGACGATCTAATCAACCTGACTACGGGTAGAATATTGCTTCCGGCTGACATGACCAAGACCAAGGACAGCCGCCCGATAATGATTAGTGACAATCTTAAGCTATGGCTGGAAGCATATGCTGATAAGCCTATCATGCCAGCGAATCTCAAGAATCATTACAGGCATGTAAGGCAGAAATTTGACCTTCAACCCGATGAAACACGGCACAGCTTCATTTCCTATCACATCGCCTTGCACCGTTCTATTGGGGGCACCGCACAGGAAGCGGGTAACAGCGAGCGCATGATCAAAAAGCACTACCTCGACCACCGACCCAAGGGCGAAGGCGAAGCCTTCTTTTCCATCGTGCCAGACATGGACAAAGGGCAAGCTGTGTTCTTAGAAATCGAAGAGGAAGAGCAGGAGGAAAAATTTAAAGTCGTTTAGTCATGAGTTACACCAAAGAGGAGGCGGATATTTGCACAATTTATAGTAGTGGCAGAGTTGGCTCTGGCGTGATCATCCTAGGGCATGATGGAGGTGCTGTAGTGATTGAATCGGCTTACAGCGCATTGTCAAAGATAACACAGGGACTAAGAGACAAGGAGCTTGTAGCTAGGTGTAAAGGAGACCTAGAGCCATTAGTGAAAGCAGCATTCATATGCCACCTCAAGGACACTGACAAGCTGTGCCAAGATTGCGAAGGTTTAAGGACTATTTCTAATTATGTGATTGATTCAGCCTGTTTAAGTTTTGGTTTGGACAGAAGTCTCGTCTCAACTCATTTTTTCGAGAATATTGTTGGGGAAGCACTATCCAAAGCCTTCAGAGAAGGTGGTTTGCCTGAGTTGGAAACGGTCACCAAGGTAATCAAAATCGCTCAAAAGAAAAACAAGTCAGAACTGACTGATAACGAGAAGCATTTCATAGATTCTGTGAAATTGGCAACTGAAGCGTTTCGTGGTGTGCCAACACAGAAAACGGTTTTTGATCTATGGGAGGACGGTGAGGATTACAACGATTACGATGTCTTCAGAGATGTCCGTAATAGGCTAGGATTTTCGTGGTTGCCTCAAGGTAAACGAGGCAAGGAAAAGGCTTGGAATTAGATTTTGAAAAAGGTGGTATGGAAGTGAACTAACCTTCGACCCATCCGCGCTTTTGTACTTTCTGGCATGTATTTGCTGCCATGAGCAACAAATACTCAGCGACTGCATTTGCAGAGCAGCATAACGAGCCGACATTGTTAGGCATTGAACCAGCACGCAACGCCGTGTTTCCCGATCCCGCCACCCGTCCAAGCATTAGAGCCTGGAATAGTTGGAGATCGAAGAATTTTTACCCCTATGTCAAAATTGGCAAAAGGGTATGGATAGACCCCGTGCAAGCCCGCAAGGCACTAGAAGCCCGCTTCACCATCGAAGCCATTTAACAAAAGAACCGCCCGCGTATGGAAACACGGAACGGCTCAAAAATTGTCTTAGCTGGACAACACAAGACTACTCCAATCACTGTTTTCATCAAGGGCATAATCCAACAAACGATTATGCATCACCACATCGAAGACCGACCGGAACGCATCGACGTTCCAAGCATCTACCAAAACCCATCAGCACCCCTCACGGATGAAATGATGGAAGGCTTCATCAGGGAAGCCATGCAAATACTTGCCGACTCTCTCAGCGAGCTTGAACACGGAAAGGAGGCGCAGCCATGCTAGATCTTTCCAAGCTCCCAAACGTCCAACAGCGCGGAGGCAAGACCATCGCCGCTTGTCCCGCCTGCCGCGCCGCAGGTGGCGACAAGCAAGGCAATCATCTGGTCATCTACGACAACGGAAAATTTGGATGCGCAGCTCATGACGGCGATAGCGCACACCGCAAGGAGATATTCGCCTTGGCTGGAATCCTCGAAAAGCAGGAACTGACACCGGAGGCAAAACGCCAGTGGGCAGAGCAACGCCGCAGGGAGAAACTCCGCATCACCAAGCAAGAGAAGCTCACAGAGCGCATCCAGGAGATTCTGGAAGGTAAACTATCCCCGTATCTCTCAAACGACTGGCAGGCCGATCTATGGCATGCATCACCCATACGCTTTGACCACTCGGAAGCCGCACCGCACGACTTCATCGCCTCGCTATTCAAGCCCGATGATGTTTTATGGTTAGGCGACACCTACGACACCGGGAAGCCAGAACACGCGGCCAACTTCAAAACGTGCCGTGACTGGCTCACAATCGCCCGCCTGCCGCACCGCATCGCCGCTGGGACATTCCACCCCGGAACCATCAGCCGATGCAAGGAATACGTGAAATCATCCCCCTTCATCCTGCTGGAAAGCGATGAACTGATAGGCCGCAAACCAAGCACGCCGGAAGAACGGGAGAGGAACAAAGCCCTGAGTAGTGCCCTGATAGGCTACGCGAAGGACAAGCTAGGACTGACACTCCGCGCAGTCATCGACACAGGGAATCGCTCGCTTCACGCATGGTATGACCGCCCACCGGAACCAGCCATGAACGCCATCCACAAAATGGCCGCAGGACTCCGCATAGACAAAGCTGTGCTCGATAGCTGCCAAGCAGCCCCCCTACGTATGCCCCACTGCATCCATGAAAAAACAAACCACCCCGCACGCCTTCTTTACCTCAATCCTATCACCCAATGAACCAGACTTCACCAAAACAAATCAAAGAACTTCACCCCGCAGAAAAAGAACTCCAGGGTATCAGCGAGGAAATCAAAAACCCGTTACCATTGATCAAGCAAACCCTTGTCGCTTCGGTTCTTTCATCGTCCGCGTTTCTAGGCATGGACATACCAGAACGTCCGACACTGCTAGACCCATTTTTCAAACAAGGCGACTATGGCATCATTTTCGCCCCGCGAGGCGTAGGTAAGAGCTGGCTATCCCTACTCATGGGCAAAGCTCTATCAGAAAGCTCTATGATGGGCACACACTGGAAGGGCAAGGAGGCTCAGCGCATACTTTATCTTGATTCAGAAATGAATCTGTATGACCTGCAAGAGCGTTGCCGAATGCTCGCCATTACCAGCGACAACTTCAGTATCCTAAGCCATGAAGTGCTGTTCAGTGCCTCGGGTGATAGCTTGTCGCTAAACCTAACGGAACCCGCCCAACAGCAAGCGATTCTGAATTACTGCGAAGAAATGGAAACTAATGTGCTTATCCTTGATAACTTATCCACGGCATTCAGAGGATTGAAAGAAAACGAAAGCGATTCATGGGAGCAGGTCAGCCCTTGGATTCTTGACCTCCGCCGCAGGGGGATTGCCGTCATCCTGGTTTGCCATGCAGGACGTAACGGACAAATTAGAGGCACAAGCAAGCGGGAAGATCCCGCGCACTGGATACTGAGTCTGGAAGATATGGACGGCCTTGATGAAGATGGGTGCCACCAGTTCAAAACCAAGTTTACCAAGTGCCGTAATTGCGCCCCATCCTACGCCCCCTCGCTGGCATGGAAGCTCATTCATACCGAGCAAGGCATCATAGCGGAAACCAGAGCAATCGACCTCTACGACCAGTTCCTTGAGCTTGTAGCCGGGGGGGGCACTTCCGCATCAGAGATTGCTAGTGAATTAGGAAAGGGGAAGGGGACTATCTCAAAATGGGCGCACAAAGCGCAAGCTGACGCGAAAATCATGATCAAAAATGGCCGCTATTTACCGAGCAATTAACACCCCGTTTCCTGTTTCCCCCCTTTAGGGCGGGAAACGGGAAACCGATGGAAACGGATACGGAAACCGACAGACTCAAACCTATCTAAATCAATAGTTTCCCAGAAACATGAAGGAAACGAGCAATCAGAATCATGGAAACGACAGGAGGTAGCACCGTTTCCAAAATCTCCAAAATAGAAACACCCACATCATCAAAGCCATGCCCACCCGCATAAAAGACACCCCACCCCGCCGCAAGGACGGAACCTATCCACCCGGCACATCTGGCAACCCATCGGGCAGACCCAAATCAGCCAACGCCGAGCTACGCCAAAGGCTAGCCAAGGACGGGGAAAAGATCATTCAAGCCGTCATCGATCAAGCCATGGAAGGCGACATGACCGCCGCCAAAATCATCCTCGACCGCATCCTGCCCCCGCTACGCCCCACAGTTGCCCCTGTAACCGTCCCTCTGCCACATGGAGCCAGCCAGACCGACACAGCCCAAGCCATCCTCACAGCCGCCGCCCAGGGGTACATTCCCGCAGACACCGCCGCCCAACTCATCACTGCCACCGCCAATCTGACACGAATCATCGAACTCGAAGAAATAAAGCCCCGCCTCGAAGCCCTCGAACGCGCCTTGAAGAAACAATGACATCCGCACCATGAAAACCATTACAGATACCGCCTACAACAACCTCACCATGCGCCAACGCCTACGCGCCGCAGTTGCCGCTTTTGGCAGGGATGACATGGAAGAAGTCAACCGTCTTGCCGAGACATCACAAGAAGGTGAATACACCATCGACAAGCTCAATGCGCGTCTATCAGATTTCTTCACCATCAGCATGACCATTAACCTCGATCTTATGAACTGCCTTGCGAAGTGGCTCTTGGCGCAAACCTTGGATAATACGGATTTTGCATCAGATCGCACATTCGAGGTGGTTGACCAGGTCATCAGGCAGTCACTCACAGAATGTGCATCCATCATCGAGGCCAGAAATACATGGCTCGATACGCTTGGCGTCAGCTTCGAGGATTTCGACCGCTTCAACAGCCCTGCCTCGCCAATGCTGGTAGCACTCACCAAACGCTCAGAAGGTAAGCAAGACCCATGCATCACAGCCACCTATCTTGAACAAATCCAGAACTACTTCAAAGGCCGCTACCCTTCCTAGACCTGTTTTCAGCCTGCTTATCAGGGCGAAATACATACTCACGGAACAGCTCTTTACAAAATTCAGCAGTAGGAGCAATTCGCATGCTGCCGCCGCCATCTAACAAAGGGACTGTGAACGTTTCTGTCTGAGATGCCATCCTTAACTCACGGATGATACTGCTCTTGATGTTTACAATCTTCAAGAGGGTGTTGGCATCGTGATTTTCTAATTCAGCTTGAACCAACCAGTTAGCCTTTTTGAATAATATGGGATTAACACTTTCAAGATGTTTCTTGGCATAGTCTGTATCAAGTAGGTTGCGCAGCTTCTCTAGTTCAAGTTTTATCGTTTGAACTGTATTGTTAGCAGCTGTGTTTTTGGTTGGCTTTGTATTGCCTTTGTCTCTTGAGGGCTTAGCGGGTTGGTCTTTGCGGGGTAAACTGGTTCTGCTTTTTGCTGCTGGATTTTTTACCAACACCAGCGCACTCGCAATAACGACTGCCAAAGTGACTGTATTGATTACACTCCACACAGCAGGGTTTCCCAACTCGACGGGTAAGAATGGATTATACAACAATGCCAGCAACATAAAGGCGTTACGCCAAGTTGAGCTTTTTTCTTCATGCGCTTTCCACGCCCATAATCCGAAGGCCGAAGCAACACAAAAACGAAGCAACATGAAGAAGGCTGAGTGAAAATTTATGCCAAGTATATTTCCAAGGATCGCAGCTATTAGTGTCATCGCGATGGCGCAATGCCAGCCGTAACTCTGGACAGCTAGCTTACAATTGCGAATGAACAGGTTTCTCTTGATTAGCTTTTCCGCATCTTGTTCTTTCTTAATCTCATCCATCTTCTGCCAAAAACCCTTCCAATGATAACCCTTCTTGAGAATTGTAATTTCGGCATCATGCAAGTTGACCAGTGTTTGAAAAATAAATTTTGAACTGTGTCGGTTTTTGCTCAGCAGGGTAAAGAAGTCCCCATCATGATAAGTATCGTTAAATAGGTTAAAATCCCATTCAGGAATCACCTGCAAACAGTCAATCAATGCGCATTCTAATTCCTTGAAAGGTACATACCCACCATCAAACACCTCTTTTCCTATGCTACGAGCTTTCGCTACAATGTGCCTCCGGTAGCGAAGAGCTGTTTCTGAGTCATCGAATATGTATTCAACTCCTCGAAACCTCGACTCCATAGCCATGACGGATATTCTACCCAAGCTCATCTTTGCATATCATATTCGCACAAAGTGCACTCAGATAACTAGTGTTTTTTTCACCTGATAATCAGATTGATTCTATTTCCATGAATATCCTACACCGACTATTCCCGCCCCTAGGTAAACGCAGAGCTATGAGGATCGCCATGAGACACTGCCAGCCGGAGCTGGAAAGTTTCAAGCATTGCAGCGCATCCATCGACCAACTCAATATCTATTGCAAGCCGACCGAGCCGTGCTGGCTGATCTATGCTCCCTGGCTTGACGGAAGAGACAGAGAAGTATTGCGCTCATCACGCATCATCATGGTTTCCAAGTCGAGCGGGGAAGTCCTTTATGACGGCAGCGCAAACGACGAGGGGTAAACTGACAGAATATTTGTCCCGTTTCGTGTGCCGCTTCAAACAGCGCAAAAACGTGCATTTTTGTGCATTCCTGAAGCGGGACAAGATTTTTTCCAGCTCGCACAAAAACGCCACAAACCTATAAAACAAAAGGCTCAGGAGTGATCCTGAGCCTTTTTAAATTGGTGGAGGCGAGGGGAGTCGAACCCCTGTCCTGGATACCTGCTACTTAAGCGTCTACATGTTTAGCTGGTGATAAGGGTTTTAGGAGGGCAGTCGCTCACCAGCGGCTTGGGCACTCCGATTGACCTGTTGAGTCTTACCTTTGACCCGGTCACCCGGTCTCCGGCCAGCCCACTGTTTGGTCGCCTTCTCCCCTAGTGGACGTCAGGAAGATAGACGTTGCCGTCAATTAAGCAGCAAGTGCGAGCTCGTTAGAGTCTGCAATTAATTTGTTTGAACGGCTTTTTAAAGAGGCCAACCGATCAACCTCTACATGCGGCCTATGCTTTCAATATCCAGTCGAAACCATTACGCCCCCCTCAGTATTTCTCTCCGAGGAGATGCTGCAAGCTGCCCCGGTTTGATAAATTTGCAAGTGATATCGCGTGGATTTTTTAAGGCCGGGTCTTTTTTCTGCAAGATATCCATCCTTCGGCCTTATTAGTAGGGAGCATTGGAATGCAGCATTTTTAATATCATGATCAAACAGACCAGTCGATTTTTCCTCATCTCTCTCCTCTTCACGTTGTTGGGGTCCCACTATGCATCCGCAGTAGAAAAACCGAACATCATCTGGATTTTTTCGGATGACCATTCCTATCAGACGATCGGTGCCTATGGGGGGCGATTGCAGCAGCTGAACATGACGCCCAATATTGACCGGCTGGCCAATGAGGGGATGCGATTCGACCGGTGTTACGTCTCGAACTCGATCTGTGGTCCGAGCCGGGCGGTTCTACTTACGGGCAAACACAGTCATCTGAATGGCAAATTGGATAACCATGGCGGCTTTAACCACGACCAGATGAACTTTGCCAAGCTTCTCCAGAAAAACGGTTATCAAACGGCGCTGATTGGTAAAATCCACCTCAACGGAGCGATGCAGGGCTTCGATTACTGGGACGTTTTGCCAGGGCAGGGAAAATACAATGATCCCGATTTTATATCTCAAAAGGGCAAAGAGAAAAACACCGGTTACGTCAGTGATGTCATCACCGATAAGACCCTGGCGTGGTTGAAAGGCCAGCGTGACAGGTCGAAGCCATTTATGCTGATGATGCATCACAAGGCCCCTCATCGGAACTGGACGCCCGCCAAACGTCACATGGACAAATACGCCGACGTAACCATTCCTGAACCACCGACTCTATTTGACGATTACACGGGTCGCGGCACGGCGGCTCACAAACAGGACATGACGATCGATAAAACCATGCGCATGGTGCAGGATCTTAAAGTGGGTGGCAAATTCGCCACCAGCGAGCAGTTCAAGGCGCGCAATGCATACTACGCAAAAAACAAACCCACGGGCAAGGCATTGGTGAAGTGGAAATACCAGCTCTACATGAAGGATTACCTCCGTTGCATTTGGGCGGTCGACGAGAGCGTGGGCCGTTTGCTCGACTACCTCGACGAGTCGGGTCTCAGTAAAAACACCATCGTCATGTACTGCTCGGATCAAGGTTTTTATATGGGTGAGCATGGCTGGTTTGACAAACGCTTCATGTATGAGGAGTCATTCCGCACACCGCTGTTAGTGCGCTGGCCCGACCACGTAAAAGCGGGTTCGGCCAATGATGATCTCGTTCAGAATATTGATTTTGCGGAAACATTCCTCGATATGGCCGGTGTCCAGGCTCCTGAGGAAATGCAGGGCGAGAGTATTGTGCCATTGATGAAAGGAAAGACCTCGGACAACTGGCGGAAGTCACTCTACTATCATTACTACGAGTATCCTGGTGCGCATAGTGTTAGAAAACACGAGGGGGTTTCAGAAAAACGCTTCAAGCTGATCCGCTACTACGGAAAGGGTGTCCCTGATGACGAAGAGTGGGAGTTTTTCGACCTGGAAAAAGACCCGTCGGAAATGAAAAGCGAATATACCAATCCAGAGTATGAAGCCGAGGTGAGGCGCCTTAAAAAAGAACTGCAGAGACTGCGCGCATACTACAAGGTTCCTGACAATGCATAGCTCGATTGATCTAGTCGACCAATAATTAGTATGATAGTTGTTCCCCATGCATTTCGTGTCCAGGATTCCACTGCTAGTGCTCTGCACGTTGCAGGTTTTTGCAACGGAGCGTCCGAATATTCTGTTTATTTTCTCGGACGACCACGCCCTGCAGTCGATTTCGGCCTACGGGGGTAGGTTGGAGAAGATCGCCCCGACCCCGAACATCGACCGGATTGCCGACGAGGGTGCCATTTTTGAGAACTCCTTCTGTGCCAACTCGATCTGCGGGCCGTCACGCGCCTGTATCCTCACGGGTAAACACTCACATAAAAACGGCTTCATGCGCAATGGTGACCTGTTTGACGGCGACCAGATGACGTTTCCCAAGTTGCTGAAAGCATCCGGCTACCAGACTGCCCTCATCGGGAAATGGCACCTGTCGTCTGACCCCCAGGGTTTTGATTTTTGGGAAGTGCTCCCCGGACAAGGAAGTTATTACAACCCCGACTTCATCCAGATGGATGGCAAGACAAAGCGTTTCCACGGATACGCCACGGATATCATCACGGATCACTCGATTGCCTGGCTTGAAAGGCGGGATAAAACCAAACCCTTCATCCTGATGTGCCAGCACAAGGCACCCCACCGGAACTGGGCGCCTGCACCGCGCCACCTGACGCTGTTTGACGATATCGAAATCCCCGAGCCGAAGACGCTGAACGACGACTACTCGGGTCGCTCGTCGTGGCTGAAGAAAAACGAGATGACGCTCAAGCATCACTTCCACTGGGAGCACGATCTCAAGTTGCATGGGAAATCCATCGTGCCTGGAAAAATCATGGATGGCATGAAAAATGACGAATACATGCGTATGGATGATCAACAGAAAAAAGCCTGGGACGCTGCCTATGGGCCGAAGAATGACTTCTTCCTGGCCCAGCTCAGATCTAACAATTTGAGTGACGGGCAGATCCTGAAGTGGAAATACCAGCGTTACATGAAAGACTACCTGCGCACGATCCGGGCCGTGGATGAAAATGTCGGACGGATGTTGGATTATCTCGATGACAATGGTCTGGCTGACAACACCATCGTGATCTATTCCTCCGACCAGGGGTTTTACCTCGGCGAGCATGGCTGGTATGACAAACGCTGGATGTTCGAGCAGTCGCTTAAAATGCCTTTTGTCATCCGCTGGCCAGGTGTGATCCAAGCCAAACAAAGACCCATGGCGATGATTCAGAACATCGATTATGCACCGACATTGCTCGAGGTTGCCGGTGTCAAAATACCCGGGTCGATCCAGGGCAAAAGCATGGTTCCCCTATTCAAGGGAGAAGTGCAGGACAAGGACTGGCGCCAAAGCATTTACTACGCCTACTACATGAACCCAGGCACGCACAATGTGCCGAGACATGACGGTGTCAGGACGGAGCGGTATAAGCTTTTTTACCTTCCCCAGAGCAAGGAATGGCAAATGTTCGACCTTGTCAAAGATCCCGACGAGATGCGTAGCGTCTATAACGATCCGGAATATGCGGAAGTGCGCAGGATGATGAAAAACACCTACAACGAGCAAAAAAATCACTATCAAGCAGTCATGCAATAATTATAAACTACAATGCACATGAAAAAATCCAAGCTACCCACCCTTGCCCTTGCTGCATCGCTGACCTTGGCTGCCCATGCTGCGGATCAGGCGAAGCCTAACATCCTTTTCATCTTTTCCGATGACCACGCACTCAATTCGATTTCCGCCTATGGTGGCCGGTTGGAAAAAGTGGCACCCACCCCCAACATTGACCGGCTCGCCAATGAGGGGGCGATTTTTACAAACTCGTTCTGCGCCAACTCAATCTGTGGTCCATCCCGTGCCTGTATTCTTACTGGAAAGCATAGTCATAAAAACGGTTTTTTACGTAATTCGGGCAAGGGGCTTGACCAAAACCAGTGGACAGTTTCCAAAGCCCTGCAAAAGGAAGGTTACACCACCGCCGTGATTGGGAAATGGCATCTCAAAACAAATCCCGTCGGATTCGACTACTGGGAGATCTTCCCCGGACAAGGGAACTACTATAACCCGGTATTTATCCAGATGGATGGGAAGTCGAAGCGGTTTCAAGGCTATGCTACAGACCTTACCACCGACAAGGCGATCGCGTGGTTAGATCAGCGTGATAAAACCAAACCCTTTTTCCTGATGTGCCAGCACAAGGCACCCCACCGCACGTTTTCACCCGCCCTCCGTCACTTGAAATCATTTGACGGGGTGAACATACCCGAGCCAGGGAATTTGTTCGATGATTACGCTAACCGAAGTAAGACCCTCCCCAAAAACGAGATGGAGATTGATCGTCACTTTCATTGGACCTACGACCTGAAACTGAGAAAAGACGAGCGCAAGGGAGTTGATCTTCCCGGCCCCGACCAACACGGCACGGTTGAGTACGGTCGGATGAACGACACCCAAAAAAAACAATGGAATGACCACTTCGGACCAGAGAACCAGGCGTTTCTCAAGGATTTCAAAGCAGGAAAACTCAGCCACAAAGACATCGTGCGCTGGAAATACCAACGCTACATGCGCAACTACCTGGGCACGGTCAAAGCGGTCGATGAGAGTGTAGGTCGTATGCTCAAGTACCTCGATGAACACGATCTAGCAAAAAACACCATTGTCATCTATTCATCCGATCAAGGGTTCTATCTCGGCGAACATGGCTGGTTTGATAAACGTTGGATGTTTGAAGAGTCATTTAAAATGCCCTTCCTGATCCGCTGGCCGGGTGTTGTCAAAGCCGGCTCCCGCCCCGAGGCGATGATTCAGAATATCGACTATGCACCGACCTTTCTGGCCGCCGCTGGCCTGTCCGCTCCGGATGAAGTTCAGGGCAAATCCATTCTCCCCATACTCAAGGACCCTTCGAAGTCAGTCAGGGAGTCACTCTACTACGCATACTACGAGGTCGGAGAGCATGCCGTGCCGCAGCATTTTGGTGTTAGAACAGCAACACACAAGCTGTTTTACATTCCATCCACCCAGGAATGGCAGATGTTTGACCTGAAAAAGGACCCACAGGAAATGACCAACGTTGCCGAGAATCCTGAATACGCAACGATCAGAAAAGAACTCACCGCTGAGTATGACCGGCTTCGTAAGGAATACGATGCCCCCAGTTATGAGCAATATGCTCCCAGGGCACGTCAAAAGAAAAAATGATGATGAAATCCCGCCTCTGTCTGTTAGTCATGCTGCTGCTGTCATTGGATAGCGGATTCGCCGCTGGGAAATACAATGTGCTTTTTATTATCTCCGATGACCTGACTGCGACAGCGCTGTCCTGTTACGAGAACAAAGCCTGCAAGACACCTCATATCGATGCCCTGGCCGCACAGGGTGTGCGGTACACG of Akkermansiaceae bacterium contains these proteins:
- a CDS encoding sulfatase, with the protein product MIKQTSRFFLISLLFTLLGSHYASAVEKPNIIWIFSDDHSYQTIGAYGGRLQQLNMTPNIDRLANEGMRFDRCYVSNSICGPSRAVLLTGKHSHLNGKLDNHGGFNHDQMNFAKLLQKNGYQTALIGKIHLNGAMQGFDYWDVLPGQGKYNDPDFISQKGKEKNTGYVSDVITDKTLAWLKGQRDRSKPFMLMMHHKAPHRNWTPAKRHMDKYADVTIPEPPTLFDDYTGRGTAAHKQDMTIDKTMRMVQDLKVGGKFATSEQFKARNAYYAKNKPTGKALVKWKYQLYMKDYLRCIWAVDESVGRLLDYLDESGLSKNTIVMYCSDQGFYMGEHGWFDKRFMYEESFRTPLLVRWPDHVKAGSANDDLVQNIDFAETFLDMAGVQAPEEMQGESIVPLMKGKTSDNWRKSLYYHYYEYPGAHSVRKHEGVSEKRFKLIRYYGKGVPDDEEWEFFDLEKDPSEMKSEYTNPEYEAEVRRLKKELQRLRAYYKVPDNA
- a CDS encoding AAA family ATPase, coding for MNQTSPKQIKELHPAEKELQGISEEIKNPLPLIKQTLVASVLSSSAFLGMDIPERPTLLDPFFKQGDYGIIFAPRGVGKSWLSLLMGKALSESSMMGTHWKGKEAQRILYLDSEMNLYDLQERCRMLAITSDNFSILSHEVLFSASGDSLSLNLTEPAQQQAILNYCEEMETNVLILDNLSTAFRGLKENESDSWEQVSPWILDLRRRGIAVILVCHAGRNGQIRGTSKREDPAHWILSLEDMDGLDEDGCHQFKTKFTKCRNCAPSYAPSLAWKLIHTEQGIIAETRAIDLYDQFLELVAGGGTSASEIASELGKGKGTISKWAHKAQADAKIMIKNGRYLPSN
- a CDS encoding sulfatase, whose translation is MHFVSRIPLLVLCTLQVFATERPNILFIFSDDHALQSISAYGGRLEKIAPTPNIDRIADEGAIFENSFCANSICGPSRACILTGKHSHKNGFMRNGDLFDGDQMTFPKLLKASGYQTALIGKWHLSSDPQGFDFWEVLPGQGSYYNPDFIQMDGKTKRFHGYATDIITDHSIAWLERRDKTKPFILMCQHKAPHRNWAPAPRHLTLFDDIEIPEPKTLNDDYSGRSSWLKKNEMTLKHHFHWEHDLKLHGKSIVPGKIMDGMKNDEYMRMDDQQKKAWDAAYGPKNDFFLAQLRSNNLSDGQILKWKYQRYMKDYLRTIRAVDENVGRMLDYLDDNGLADNTIVIYSSDQGFYLGEHGWYDKRWMFEQSLKMPFVIRWPGVIQAKQRPMAMIQNIDYAPTLLEVAGVKIPGSIQGKSMVPLFKGEVQDKDWRQSIYYAYYMNPGTHNVPRHDGVRTERYKLFYLPQSKEWQMFDLVKDPDEMRSVYNDPEYAEVRRMMKNTYNEQKNHYQAVMQ
- a CDS encoding phage integrase N-terminal SAM-like domain-containing protein; its protein translation is MSKKRVTLKKKPDARGEDEEAKVYPFTYKKRGKEYHGWIVRGWKENGKWQRKQYKLKDKALADAYANSINVNLKNAGRRQALVLTSLKEEQIKQAENAFNALGDAYTMDEAVEFFLKHNRPPEFTISITDGLKHYLDEKEREGVREPTRKKTRTIIERFADYAENPLVHTVAESRVIAYLKSLRGQDGVSMAKKKTWNNHRNELASFFKWAGKKDLATNRPWTFQNPLENVPAHSNKRVAEERPDIATTSPETLKELFTYVMNYKEGCLVKWFALAYFAGIRPSTDQGELAKLAEREDDLINLTTGRILLPADMTKTKDSRPIMISDNLKLWLEAYADKPIMPANLKNHYRHVRQKFDLQPDETRHSFISYHIALHRSIGGTAQEAGNSERMIKKHYLDHRPKGEGEAFFSIVPDMDKGQAVFLEIEEEEQEEKFKVV
- a CDS encoding sulfatase, whose amino-acid sequence is MHMKKSKLPTLALAASLTLAAHAADQAKPNILFIFSDDHALNSISAYGGRLEKVAPTPNIDRLANEGAIFTNSFCANSICGPSRACILTGKHSHKNGFLRNSGKGLDQNQWTVSKALQKEGYTTAVIGKWHLKTNPVGFDYWEIFPGQGNYYNPVFIQMDGKSKRFQGYATDLTTDKAIAWLDQRDKTKPFFLMCQHKAPHRTFSPALRHLKSFDGVNIPEPGNLFDDYANRSKTLPKNEMEIDRHFHWTYDLKLRKDERKGVDLPGPDQHGTVEYGRMNDTQKKQWNDHFGPENQAFLKDFKAGKLSHKDIVRWKYQRYMRNYLGTVKAVDESVGRMLKYLDEHDLAKNTIVIYSSDQGFYLGEHGWFDKRWMFEESFKMPFLIRWPGVVKAGSRPEAMIQNIDYAPTFLAAAGLSAPDEVQGKSILPILKDPSKSVRESLYYAYYEVGEHAVPQHFGVRTATHKLFYIPSTQEWQMFDLKKDPQEMTNVAENPEYATIRKELTAEYDRLRKEYDAPSYEQYAPRARQKKK